The window GCACCTTGCGTTCCGCACGCGTCCCGCCGCGGGATTGAAGCCCCCCAGCGTCCTCCAGTCAGCCATGGTCGAAATCACGCCACCCACGGAGCGCTCCTGCGAGCGATGCGGCCGGATGGACATCTGGGACGAAGAGCAGGGCAAGTGGACCATCCAGGTCGAGGACGGGGAGCGCCTCGTCGGCGACCGGCACTGCATCCACGAGTGGGATATCAACGGCCACTACAGCCCCATCACGAACACCGAAGCCTGATTCTTTACGGCCCCGATTCAACGGGCGTCCATGCCGACCGCCTACATCACCGCACCGGAAGAGGCCGCGGCCGACCTCGCACGGACGCTCGTCGAGGAGCGCCTCGCGGCCTGCGTCAACCGCGTGGCCTGTGACTCGACCTACCGCTGGGAGGGGGAGGTCGTCACCGACGAG of the Haloglomus salinum genome contains:
- a CDS encoding HEWD family protein, with translation MVEITPPTERSCERCGRMDIWDEEQGKWTIQVEDGERLVGDRHCIHEWDINGHYSPITNTEA